A window of Bos taurus isolate L1 Dominette 01449 registration number 42190680 breed Hereford chromosome 8, ARS-UCD2.0, whole genome shotgun sequence contains these coding sequences:
- the PSIP1 gene encoding PC4 and SFRS1-interacting protein, translating to MTRDFKPGDLIFAKMKGYPHWPARVDEVPDGAVKPPTNKLPIFFFGTHETAFLGPKDIFPYSENKEKYGKPNKRKGFNEGLWEIDNNPKVKFSSQQASAKQSNASSDVEVEEKETSVSKEDTDPEEKASNEDVTKAIDITTPKAARRGRKRKAEKQVETEEAGVVTTATASANLKVSPKRGRPAATEVKIPKPRGRPKMVKQPCPSESDMITEEDKSKKKGQEEKQPKKQLKKDEEGQKEEEKPRKEPDKKEGKKEVESKRKNLAKTGVTSTSDSEEEGDDQEGEKKRKGGRNFQTAHRRNMLKGQHEKEAADRKRKQEEQMETEQQNKDEGKKPEVKKVEKKRETSMDSRLQRIHAEIKNSLKIDNLDVNRCIEALDELASLQVTMQQAQKHTEMITTLKKIRRFKVSQVIMEKSTMLYNKFKNMFLVGEGDSVITQVLNKSLAEQRQHEEANKTKDQGKKGPNKKLEKEQTGSKTLNGGSDAQDSNQPQHNGDSNEESKDNHEASSKKKPSSEERETEISLKDSTLDN from the exons TGCTTTTTTAGGCCCAAAGGACATATTTCCTTActcagaaaataaggaaaagtacGGCAAACCAAATAAACGAAAAGGCTTTAATGAAGGTTTATGGGAGATAGATAACAATCCGAAAGTGAAATTTTCAAGTCAACAG GCATCAGCTAAACAGTCAAATGCGTCatctgatgttgaagttgaagaaaaagaaacaagtgtaTCAAAGGAAGATACCGACCCTGAAGAAAAAGCCAGCAATGAG gatgTGACTAAAGCAATTGACATAACCACTCCAAAAGCTGccagaagagggaggaagagaaag GCAGAAAAACAAGTAGAAACTGAGGAGGCTGGAGTAGTGACTACAGCAACAGCATCTGCTAATCTAAAAGTGAGTCCTAAAAGAGGACGACCTGCAG CCACAGAGGTCAAGATTCCAAAACCAAGAGGCAGACCCAAAATGGTAAAACAACCTTGTCCTTCAGAGAGTGACAT GATAACTGAAGAAGACAAAAGCAAGAAAAAGGGGCAAGAGGAAAAACAACCTAAAAAACAGCTTAAAAAGGATGAAGAGGgccagaaggaagaagaaaagccaaGAAAAGAGCCAgataaaaaagaggggaaaaaggaagttgaatcaaaaaggaaaaatttagcCAAAACAGGGGTTACATCAACCTCTGATTCTGAAGAAGAAGGAGATGATCAAGAAGGTGAAAAG aagagaaaaggtgGAAGGAACTTTCAAACTGCTCATAGAAGGAATATGCTCAAAGGACAACATGAGAAAGAAGCTGCAGATAGAAAACGCAAGCAAGAAGAACAAATGGAAACTGAGCA GCAGAATAAAGATGAAGGAAAGAAGCCAGAAGttaagaaagtggagaagaagcGAG AAACATCAATGGATTCTCGACTTCAAAGGATAcatgctgaaattaaaaattcactcaAAATTGATAATCTT GATGTCAACAGATGTATTGAGGCCTTGGATGAACTGGCTTCACTTCAGGTCACAATGCAACAAGCTCAAAAACACACAGAGATGATTACAACACTGAAAAAA ATACGGCGATTCAAAGTTAGTCAGGTTATCATGGAAAAGTCTACAATGTTGTATAACAAGTTTAAGAACATGTTTTTGGTTGGTGAAGGAGATTCTGTGATCACACAAGTGCTGAACAAATCTCTTGCCGAACAAAGACAGCATGAGGAAGCAAATAAAACCAAAGATCAAGGGAAGAAAGGGCCAAACAAAAAGCTAGAAAAGGAGCAAACAG GTTCAAAGACTCTAAATGGAGGATCCGATGCTCAAGACAGTAATCAACCACAACACAATGGAGACAGCAATGAAGAAAGCAAAGACAACCACGAGGCCAGCAGTAAGAAAAA GCCATCCagtgaagagagagagactgaaataTCTCTGAAGGATTCTACACTAGATAACTAG